Within the Nitrospirota bacterium genome, the region GCCGCAGCCCTTGGTTATGCGCACATTCAGAAAGACAGCGCAGGCAAGGACCTCAATATAATACACAGGGATATCAGCCCGCAGAATATTCTTGTTTCTTACGAGGGCGAGGTTAAGATTGTAGATTTCGGCATTGCAAAGGCAAGCGCCCATTCAAAAACAACAACCGGGATGCTTAAAGGAAAACTCTCTTACATGTCTCCTGAACAGGCATGGGGAAAGCCCGTTGACTACAGGTCAGACATTTTTTCGCTTGGTGTTGTGCTGTATGAAATGCTTACAGGCAGAAAGCTCTTTCAGGGAGATTCGGAGGTAGGCACGCTTGAAATGATCAGAAAGGCAAGGATTGAACCGCTGCCTTCCGCTGTTAATATGGACATGCCTTCGGGCCTTGAAGCTAAAGTTTTAAAAGCGCTGGCAAGGGAGGCGTCAGAGCGTTATCAAAATGCCTCTGATATGGAATTAGACCTCTGGGGTGCGTCGGTTAATGTTCTTGATGGCAACCCTGTATTGACTCTTAAACAATATATGAATGATTTGTTCAGAAGCGAAATTGAATCTGAGCGCATGACTGAAAGGATTATCTCTATAAAGCTTGAAAAGGAACTGGCAGAGCAACAAGGGGGCCATAAAGAAGAAGGATTGACGCCTTCAAAAGAAGAAAGTTATGAGTCTGAAAAGCCAAAGACAGGGAAGAAGGAACGGCCTGTTAAACCTGTCAGGGCCTCGATGCCAAGAAGATGGGGCAGCTGCATAATTTTTCTGGCGCTTGTTATTTCTATAATAGCCGGCGTATTTTTGTTCCCGTCTTATAAAAACAAGATTACTCCTTATGCGCTTGATGTTATTGCCAAGATAAAAAATATATACCAGAAGCAATTTGGAACTCCTACGGATAAGCCGGTTATTCAGGACAAGTCTTCGCGCGATATCACCATCACACTGAAAAGCGGCAGAAAACTTTTCTGGAGCAATTATTTTGAGGAAGGCGACAATTACTGCACAAACGAATCTTACGGCAAGCTCTGTGTTCCCAAGGATGATGTTGTCTCAATTAAAGACGCAAAGAAGTAAAGTCTTCAATATACAGGGCATTCGATGCGCTGGAAAAATAGACGCGAAGATGTTAGAATCCTCAATCTTATGTCATACAAGAGCATAAAGGACTGGCCCGAAGAAGAAAGACCAAGAGAAAGACTTCTCAGTCTTGGAGCAGCTAACCTGTCCGGCGCCCAGCTTCTCGCTATTATACTCAGGACAGGCGGCGGCGGAAAGAGCGCAATAGATCTCGCAATGGAGATGATTGATTCTTTTAAGAGCATGAAAAACATGGAAAGTGCGTCAATAAAAGAACTTGCTTCCTTTAAAGGAATCGGCAATGCAAAAGCAGCACAGATTAAGGCGGCATTTGAATTAGGCAGAAGACTCTTTATGGAACGTGATGTTAAGGGCCCTGTGTTTTCTTCAAGCAATGATGTGTATTCTTATTATTATCCGCTTGTCAG harbors:
- a CDS encoding serine/threonine protein kinase, yielding METFGQYILLEKVAAGGMAELFRAKKIGIEGFEQVLAVKRILPHLSSDEEFVNMFIAEAKLVAQLTHKNIAQIYDFGRIDQNYFISMEYIRGKDLKAILKKVSLERRKLPAGIAVFIAKEVAAALGYAHIQKDSAGKDLNIIHRDISPQNILVSYEGEVKIVDFGIAKASAHSKTTTGMLKGKLSYMSPEQAWGKPVDYRSDIFSLGVVLYEMLTGRKLFQGDSEVGTLEMIRKARIEPLPSAVNMDMPSGLEAKVLKALAREASERYQNASDMELDLWGASVNVLDGNPVLTLKQYMNDLFRSEIESERMTERIISIKLEKELAEQQGGHKEEGLTPSKEESYESEKPKTGKKERPVKPVRASMPRRWGSCIIFLALVISIIAGVFLFPSYKNKITPYALDVIAKIKNIYQKQFGTPTDKPVIQDKSSRDITITLKSGRKLFWSNYFEEGDNYCTNESYGKLCVPKDDVVSIKDAKK
- the radC gene encoding DNA repair protein RadC, which produces MSYKSIKDWPEEERPRERLLSLGAANLSGAQLLAIILRTGGGGKSAIDLAMEMIDSFKSMKNMESASIKELASFKGIGNAKAAQIKAAFELGRRLFMERDVKGPVFSSSNDVYSYYYPLVRDFKKEILFCAMLDAKNRIFRDCRISEGTLTNSLIHPREAFKNAIKESAASVIFIHNHPSGDPAPSREDIAITERLMQTGEIVGIKVLDHVIIGDSRHTSLMDDGYMKNTKGRV